A region of Algiphilus sp. DNA encodes the following proteins:
- a CDS encoding glutamate synthase-related protein, protein HDIYSIEDLAQLIFDLKQVNPEAMVSVKLVSGPGVGTIAAGVAKAYADFITISGYDGGTGASPLTSVKYAGTPWELGLAETHQTLRMNNLREKVRVQTDGGLKTGLDVVKAAILGAESFGFGTAPMVALGCKYLRICHLNNCATGVATQNKVLRLQHFIGLPEMVMNYFRFVAEETREWLSKLGVRSIEELIGRTDLLEILPGETEKQKHLKLQPILDAAGMVADSGHYCTGPNPPFDRGELAEEMVRAVLPAIEAQSGGEFSFTVKNNSRSIGARVSGEIAKRWGNQGMVEHPITLRLTGTAGQSFGVWNAGGLHLELDGDANDYVGKGMTGGRIVIRPPKGSTFDSRKSAIVGNTCLYGATGGTLYAAGMAGERFAVRNSGATAVVESLGDHGCEYMTGGVVAVLGGVGVNFGAGMTGGFAYILDEERTFVDQYNHELIDIHRIVAEHMEAHQHYLKSLIEDFVAATGSAWGQKVLDDWRDYLGRFWLVKPKALELAELFSAVKAAA, encoded by the coding sequence CACGACATCTACTCGATCGAGGATCTCGCCCAGCTCATCTTCGACCTCAAGCAGGTCAACCCCGAGGCCATGGTCTCGGTGAAGCTGGTGTCGGGCCCGGGCGTGGGCACGATCGCGGCCGGCGTGGCCAAGGCCTACGCCGACTTCATCACCATCTCCGGCTACGACGGTGGCACCGGCGCCAGCCCGCTGACCTCGGTCAAGTACGCCGGCACGCCGTGGGAGCTCGGCCTGGCCGAGACCCACCAGACCCTGCGCATGAACAACCTGCGCGAGAAGGTGCGCGTGCAGACCGACGGCGGTCTCAAGACCGGCCTGGACGTCGTCAAGGCGGCCATCCTGGGCGCGGAGAGCTTCGGCTTCGGCACCGCGCCGATGGTGGCGCTGGGCTGCAAGTACCTGCGCATCTGCCATCTCAACAACTGCGCCACCGGCGTCGCCACGCAGAACAAGGTGCTGCGCCTGCAGCACTTCATCGGCCTGCCGGAAATGGTGATGAACTATTTCCGCTTCGTCGCCGAGGAGACGCGCGAGTGGCTGTCGAAGCTGGGCGTGCGCTCCATCGAGGAGCTCATCGGCCGTACCGACCTGCTCGAGATCCTGCCCGGCGAGACCGAGAAGCAGAAGCACCTCAAGCTGCAGCCCATCCTGGACGCGGCCGGCATGGTCGCCGACAGTGGCCACTACTGTACCGGCCCGAACCCGCCCTTCGACCGCGGCGAGCTCGCCGAGGAGATGGTGCGCGCGGTGCTGCCGGCCATCGAGGCGCAGTCGGGCGGCGAGTTCAGCTTCACCGTCAAGAACAACAGCCGCTCGATCGGCGCCCGCGTCTCGGGCGAGATCGCCAAGCGCTGGGGCAACCAGGGCATGGTCGAGCATCCGATCACGCTGCGCCTGACCGGCACCGCCGGGCAGAGCTTCGGCGTCTGGAACGCCGGCGGCCTGCACCTGGAGCTCGACGGTGACGCCAACGACTACGTCGGCAAGGGCATGACCGGCGGCCGCATCGTCATCCGGCCGCCCAAGGGCTCGACCTTCGATTCGCGCAAGTCGGCGATCGTGGGCAACACCTGCCTGTACGGCGCCACCGGCGGGACCCTCTACGCCGCGGGCATGGCCGGCGAGCGCTTCGCGGTGCGCAACTCCGGCGCCACCGCCGTCGTCGAGTCGCTGGGCGATCACGGCTGCGAATACATGACCGGCGGCGTCGTCGCCGTGCTGGGCGGCGTGGGCGTCAACTTCGGGGCCGGCATGACCGGCGGCTTCGCCTACATCCTCGACGAGGAGCGCACCTTCGTCGATCAGTACAACCACGAGCTGATCGACATCCACCGCATCGTCGCCGAGCACATGGAGGCGCACCAGCACTACCTGAAGAGCCTCATCGAGGACTTCGTGGCGGCCACGGGCTCGGCCTGGGGCCAGAAGGTGCTGGACGACTGGCGCGATTACCTCGGCCGCTTCTGGCTGGTGAAGCCCAAGGCGCTGGAGCTCGCCGAGCTCTTCAGCGCGGTGAAGGCGGCGGCCTGA